The Maridesulfovibrio frigidus DSM 17176 genome has a segment encoding these proteins:
- a CDS encoding HD domain-containing protein has protein sequence MSEPFKDAVGICKTIMRNGYDAYIISERLQKLTIDDKGKEIALDISTELDFKGLSKLFPNVQSAETDDITAILKEGETTFNFYTSDSSNSSHPEECVSRMTPRLLKALEKQNEIPMSAACPYIPKARDPYEGFAELSTGQVCFLGIPDQTLKKDYLMGIKALRFAANYNLPIESNTKAAIIRASKRILDYVPIPEIMDEWRKVEAENMYTFISLLFETMILHGLIPEVAALSRFTQVKNSKTGETETVFNHTLDVMRHYPEELPYDWFGVAACLFHDVGKLFTAEEVEGEWQFLQHHRVGAKVTRKILSRLNFPQEDVDLICELVRNHMRFQFMLTDKGIRKFKAIDEYPRLIEMVRADIKARGTQYKEFNHNIKMLERADIPAEALDPFLNGNEIMQHTGLNPGPVVGIIREALLTAQISGDVSTMEEAIEFVQDHADKEKLR, from the coding sequence ATGAGCGAACCCTTTAAAGATGCGGTTGGAATTTGTAAAACCATTATGCGTAACGGCTATGACGCTTACATTATCAGCGAAAGGCTCCAGAAGCTTACCATCGATGATAAAGGTAAAGAAATAGCCCTCGATATTTCAACTGAACTTGATTTCAAGGGACTGAGCAAGCTTTTCCCTAATGTTCAATCAGCAGAAACAGACGATATTACTGCGATTTTGAAAGAAGGAGAAACAACTTTCAACTTCTATACATCAGACTCCAGCAATTCATCACATCCGGAAGAGTGCGTTTCTCGCATGACTCCAAGACTGCTTAAGGCTCTGGAAAAGCAGAATGAAATTCCTATGTCTGCGGCTTGCCCTTATATCCCTAAAGCAAGAGACCCTTACGAAGGGTTTGCTGAGCTTAGCACTGGACAGGTTTGCTTCCTCGGAATTCCTGATCAGACTCTCAAAAAAGATTACCTCATGGGAATTAAAGCTTTGCGGTTTGCCGCGAACTACAACCTCCCCATTGAAAGCAATACCAAAGCTGCTATCATCAGAGCGTCTAAACGCATTCTCGACTATGTTCCAATCCCTGAAATCATGGATGAATGGCGCAAAGTTGAAGCAGAGAATATGTACACATTCATATCCCTGCTATTTGAAACAATGATTCTACACGGACTTATTCCCGAAGTTGCAGCTCTTTCACGCTTCACACAGGTAAAAAACAGCAAGACTGGTGAAACTGAAACCGTATTCAATCACACTCTTGATGTAATGCGCCACTATCCTGAAGAACTTCCTTATGACTGGTTCGGAGTGGCAGCATGTCTGTTCCATGATGTAGGTAAACTATTCACAGCGGAAGAAGTTGAAGGCGAATGGCAGTTCCTACAGCACCATCGTGTGGGCGCAAAAGTTACTCGCAAGATCCTCAGCCGCTTGAACTTCCCGCAGGAAGATGTGGATCTCATTTGCGAGCTTGTCCGCAACCACATGCGCTTCCAGTTCATGCTGACTGATAAGGGTATCAGGAAATTCAAAGCAATTGATGAATATCCACGTCTCATCGAGATGGTTCGTGCAGATATTAAAGCGCGCGGAACTCAATACAAAGAGTTCAACCACAACATCAAAATGCTTGAACGTGCTGATATTCCAGCAGAAGCTCTCGATCCATTCCTCAATGGTAATGAGATCATGCAGCACACCGGACTCAACCCCGGACCTGTTGTCGGTATCATCCGCGAAGCTCTGCTCACAGCGCAGATTTCAGGTGATGTTTCCACAATGGAAGAAGCTATCGAATTTGTTCAGGATCACGCTGACAAAGAAAAGCTTCGCTAG